A genomic segment from Neobacillus sp. YX16 encodes:
- a CDS encoding glutathione ABC transporter substrate-binding protein: MKWRLGRFLLVMLLAIVITGCSTKEDVSTEDNNSGTAKKDGGTLVIARLSDAENLDHHFMSTINAASVTHSKIYEGLVGRDKNAEIKPLLAEEWKQLDDLTWEFKLRQDVKFHDGTAFNADAVKATFNRLLDPNVGSPRAVVFKMVKEVKAVDEFTVQFILSEPFSPLLSILASHEGGIISPKAIEKFGKEIINEPNGTGPFVFESWTPGQEIVFTKNKEYWGTKANVDKVVFQVVPEETTRISMLETGEAHIAEPLSVPMMSTVEASSKVEVYRSEGFGTEYIGFNFQKEPFNDIRVRKAISHAVEMESIIKGVYNNVGKKANSLLGSKVFGYHDDMEAYEYNLNEAKKLLAEAGYPNGFETTLKTMDSKERINMAEVIQSQLKGIGVKVNIQVLEYGTFVEQANSGDSEMFILSWRNATGDADYNQYNLFHTNSQGAAGNTFFYSNQEVDRLIDAARKEKDPNKRIELYAKSQELEMEDAIYIPVRVIENLAAVAKNVDGFEISPSGYLEINDVSIK; the protein is encoded by the coding sequence ATGAAATGGAGATTAGGAAGATTTTTACTAGTTATGCTATTAGCAATCGTTATTACTGGATGTTCAACTAAAGAGGATGTCAGCACAGAGGATAATAACAGCGGTACCGCAAAAAAAGATGGCGGTACACTAGTCATTGCCCGCTTATCGGATGCTGAGAACTTAGATCATCATTTCATGTCAACGATTAACGCGGCAAGTGTGACCCACAGCAAAATATATGAGGGGCTTGTAGGGCGTGATAAAAATGCCGAAATTAAGCCTTTACTTGCAGAAGAATGGAAACAGCTGGATGATTTAACATGGGAATTTAAACTAAGACAAGATGTAAAGTTCCATGATGGAACAGCTTTTAATGCAGATGCCGTAAAAGCGACATTTAATCGTCTGTTGGATCCAAATGTTGGTTCACCAAGAGCAGTTGTATTTAAAATGGTAAAAGAAGTGAAGGCAGTGGATGAATTTACAGTACAATTTATTTTATCGGAGCCATTCTCACCATTACTTTCTATTCTAGCAAGCCATGAAGGCGGTATTATCAGTCCAAAAGCGATTGAAAAGTTTGGTAAAGAAATTATTAATGAACCAAATGGTACGGGTCCCTTTGTTTTTGAATCCTGGACTCCTGGACAAGAAATTGTCTTTACTAAGAACAAGGAATACTGGGGAACAAAGGCTAATGTAGATAAAGTTGTATTCCAAGTAGTACCAGAAGAAACGACAAGAATCTCAATGCTCGAAACTGGGGAAGCCCATATTGCTGAGCCACTCTCAGTACCGATGATGTCTACTGTAGAAGCTTCGTCAAAAGTAGAGGTATACCGAAGTGAAGGATTTGGAACGGAATATATTGGCTTTAACTTCCAAAAGGAACCATTTAATGATATCCGTGTACGTAAAGCCATTTCACATGCTGTTGAAATGGAATCGATTATAAAGGGCGTATACAATAATGTTGGTAAAAAGGCGAATTCATTATTAGGATCAAAGGTTTTTGGTTACCACGATGATATGGAAGCATATGAATATAACCTTAATGAAGCAAAGAAATTGCTGGCAGAAGCCGGTTATCCAAATGGCTTTGAAACAACATTAAAAACAATGGATAGTAAAGAAAGAATCAATATGGCAGAGGTAATTCAGTCACAGTTAAAAGGAATAGGTGTGAAAGTAAATATACAAGTTTTAGAGTACGGTACGTTTGTTGAGCAAGCTAACAGCGGGGATTCTGAAATGTTTATTCTCAGCTGGAGAAACGCAACCGGCGATGCCGATTACAATCAATACAATCTATTCCATACTAATTCTCAAGGAGCAGCTGGCAATACCTTCTTTTATAGTAATCAAGAGGTTGATCGTTTAATTGATGCTGCGCGCAAAGAAAAAGACCCAAATAAACGAATCGAACTGTATGCGAAATCACAAGAATTAGAAATGGAAGATGCAATATATATTCCAGTTAGAGTAATTGAAAATCTAGCAGCTGTAGCAAAAAATGTGGATGGTTTTGAAATTAGTCCGTCAGGTTATTTAGAAATCAATGATGTTTCAATTAAATAG
- a CDS encoding ankyrin repeat domain-containing protein — translation MMELILASERGDLKAVKQLLDDGADVSLKDADGRTALMAATQKNQLSVVKLLLEAGSDVNTRDITQLTPFICSGANGFHEILSVMLKYGADLKSVNRFGGTALLPSSEKGYLKTVQRCLEAGIPVNHVNNLGWSALLESVILGNGGRLYSMIIELLVKADADVNLPDRDGKSSLQHAKELKHQKVVKILTNEYVEQNDYINRAKAFYLDDKYEEVISVMNQAIETDSNNLDYYFYKGYSLQELKRYDEALEEYKKALVLNPNDLDYYFYTANCLRLMKKPDEALTEYDKACELEPTETFYRYHKSNYLRELGRHEEAVAEMDKLLALQPNRYDFSFHKANSLRSLRRHQAAIEAIENAIANDPENPLYQLHKNQSLELLKKQFESQGVNR, via the coding sequence ATGATGGAGCTAATCCTTGCAAGTGAACGTGGAGATCTAAAGGCTGTAAAGCAATTATTAGATGACGGGGCTGACGTGTCTCTTAAAGACGCAGATGGTCGAACAGCTTTGATGGCTGCTACACAGAAAAATCAACTTTCAGTCGTTAAATTACTATTAGAAGCTGGCAGTGATGTAAACACAAGAGATATTACACAATTAACACCGTTTATTTGTTCCGGTGCAAATGGTTTTCATGAAATTTTAAGCGTAATGCTGAAATATGGAGCAGATTTAAAAAGTGTAAACCGATTTGGCGGTACTGCATTATTACCTTCCAGTGAAAAAGGCTATCTTAAAACCGTACAAAGATGCTTGGAAGCAGGAATCCCTGTCAATCATGTCAACAATTTAGGCTGGTCAGCTCTATTAGAGTCAGTCATTTTGGGTAATGGCGGCCGCTTATACTCGATGATCATTGAATTACTTGTAAAAGCCGATGCAGATGTAAATTTGCCAGATAGGGATGGGAAATCATCACTTCAGCATGCCAAAGAATTAAAGCATCAAAAAGTAGTTAAGATTCTTACGAATGAGTATGTTGAGCAAAATGATTATATAAACCGTGCAAAAGCTTTCTACCTAGATGATAAGTATGAAGAAGTTATTTCAGTAATGAATCAAGCTATCGAGACAGATTCAAATAATCTAGATTATTATTTCTACAAAGGCTATTCTTTGCAAGAACTAAAGCGGTATGACGAAGCCCTCGAAGAATATAAAAAGGCGTTAGTCCTTAATCCGAATGATCTTGATTATTATTTCTATACTGCTAATTGCTTAAGGTTAATGAAAAAACCAGATGAAGCACTAACTGAATATGACAAAGCATGTGAATTAGAACCTACTGAAACATTTTACCGTTACCATAAATCAAATTACCTAAGAGAATTAGGGAGACACGAGGAAGCGGTAGCTGAAATGGATAAGCTATTAGCACTTCAGCCAAACAGATATGATTTTTCTTTCCATAAGGCAAACAGCTTGAGGTCCCTCAGAAGGCATCAAGCAGCAATAGAGGCTATTGAAAATGCGATTGCTAACGACCCAGAAAATCCACTATATCAATTGCATAAGAACCAATCACTTGAACTATTAAAAAAACAATTTGAATCACAGGGGGTTAACAGATGA
- a CDS encoding amidohydrolase family protein has translation MIDLLLIHGTVITMDASRRILQDGAVAINDGRLLDFGLTEILALKYEAKKVIDCTHQCILPGLIDVHGHGGHSMFKTIAMDNDFWMQIMTNTYKHFVTDDFWYYEGKLSALERLKAGITTGVSVLGSMPRSDDPIFAINHARAYAEVGVREVVCTGPCNPPWPHLFSRWVDGKRITKEVTYEEVLQGAEAVIEALNHANEDRTRAFITPFVIVTSVEPSGPTSPGGLYGLTDHDLYQAKRIREIARKYQTRIHSDAFGGMIHLAVQDWENALLGPDVHLQHCRGISFDEARILADTGTNVSASPGITQASARTPVPELIELGATVAISTDGTSPCTGFDMFQAMRKTQFVHQSALRDEFYLPPGKLLEMVTIDAAKCIGWDDELGSLEIGKKADVITVNLNQPHLTPEFMHVHRLVYQAVANDVDHVIVDGKLIMEGRKVHTVDERTVLYEANEEAHSTIERAGLRKYMEPSKYFWGHARGYVDEKEI, from the coding sequence ATGATTGATTTGCTGCTAATTCACGGTACTGTTATCACAATGGATGCCAGCAGGCGGATTCTTCAAGATGGTGCTGTTGCTATTAATGATGGCAGACTATTAGATTTTGGATTAACAGAAATTCTAGCATTAAAATATGAGGCAAAAAAAGTGATTGATTGCACCCATCAGTGTATTTTACCAGGATTAATCGATGTTCACGGACATGGCGGACACTCTATGTTCAAGACCATTGCAATGGATAATGACTTTTGGATGCAAATTATGACCAATACCTATAAACATTTTGTGACCGATGATTTTTGGTATTACGAAGGAAAACTCTCTGCACTAGAACGATTAAAAGCTGGGATCACAACAGGTGTATCTGTTTTAGGGTCGATGCCGCGGTCTGATGACCCGATCTTCGCGATCAATCATGCAAGAGCATACGCAGAGGTTGGTGTAAGAGAGGTTGTTTGTACAGGCCCTTGTAATCCGCCATGGCCACACTTATTCAGCCGCTGGGTGGATGGTAAACGAATTACGAAAGAAGTAACGTACGAGGAAGTGCTGCAAGGTGCAGAAGCAGTTATTGAAGCATTGAATCATGCTAATGAAGACCGAACACGTGCCTTTATAACTCCTTTTGTGATAGTTACCTCAGTTGAACCATCAGGACCAACATCACCAGGCGGGCTTTATGGGTTAACAGATCATGATCTATATCAAGCAAAGAGAATTCGTGAAATTGCTAGAAAGTATCAAACTCGAATCCATTCTGATGCCTTTGGCGGGATGATTCATCTGGCTGTCCAGGATTGGGAAAACGCCTTGTTAGGACCAGATGTTCACCTTCAGCACTGCCGTGGAATTTCATTCGACGAGGCACGAATTTTAGCGGATACAGGTACGAATGTGAGTGCCTCCCCAGGCATAACTCAGGCTAGTGCGAGAACTCCGGTACCTGAGTTAATTGAATTGGGTGCAACGGTGGCTATCTCTACCGATGGTACATCACCATGTACAGGCTTTGATATGTTTCAAGCGATGAGAAAAACGCAGTTTGTGCACCAATCTGCCTTAAGAGATGAGTTTTATTTGCCTCCTGGAAAACTATTAGAAATGGTAACAATTGATGCAGCGAAATGTATAGGCTGGGATGACGAACTTGGTTCTCTTGAAATTGGTAAAAAAGCCGATGTCATTACCGTGAACCTTAATCAGCCCCACTTAACTCCAGAATTTATGCATGTCCATCGCTTGGTATATCAAGCAGTTGCTAATGATGTCGACCATGTGATTGTCGATGGAAAGCTGATTATGGAAGGACGAAAAGTTCATACCGTTGATGAAAGAACAGTGTTGTATGAGGCAAATGAAGAGGCCCATTCAACAATCGAGCGGGCAGGACTTAGGAAGTATATGGAACCCTCCAAATATTTTTGGGGGCATGCACGAGGTTATGTTGATGAAAAGGAGATATAA
- a CDS encoding amidohydrolase family protein yields the protein MVTKLKGRYVIGFDGDDHVILEDSEVVYENDTIIYVGKSYSGKVDEVIDAGNAVISPGFIDLNALGDIDHDILHLEATSDKQKNLLWSKSYVENGHHEVMTAEEEAFKSLYAYSQLILHGVTTAMPITSVFYKKWAETYEELAAAANHAGRLGLRIYLGPSYQSGIRVVEPDGTINLYWDEDAGRAGLERAVKFVEEFDGAYDGLVKGMLAPERIESQTEESLKLTKYYSEKLNVPIKLHAAQGSFEYHTILEKHGVTPIRYLYNLGFLGPKTGIPHAHFIAGYSEAESGEGDDRALLTETNTTVIHCPLIIGRHSSALESFAKYKRAGINLALGTDTFPPDMFQNIRTGSMLSRLIEKEVKDSSYADLFRAATIGGANFLGREDLGRLTAGAKADIIAIDLDGFHMGVIDDPIRTMIASGSGRDVKLSIINGRVVMKDRVIPNLDLEEIKSKGQKYFNKMKKGYLERDYQQLPENELLPSSFKIVDFI from the coding sequence ATGGTAACAAAACTTAAGGGAAGATATGTGATTGGTTTTGATGGGGATGATCATGTAATTTTAGAAGATTCAGAGGTTGTATATGAAAACGATACAATTATTTATGTAGGTAAAAGTTACTCTGGAAAAGTGGATGAAGTTATTGATGCTGGGAACGCAGTCATTAGTCCAGGATTTATCGATTTAAATGCACTGGGTGATATTGATCATGATATCCTGCATTTAGAAGCAACTAGCGACAAACAGAAAAACCTGCTCTGGTCAAAGAGTTATGTTGAAAACGGTCATCATGAAGTTATGACAGCGGAGGAAGAAGCATTTAAATCATTGTATGCCTATTCTCAGTTGATTCTTCATGGGGTGACTACTGCGATGCCGATCACATCTGTTTTTTATAAAAAATGGGCAGAGACATATGAGGAATTAGCCGCAGCAGCCAATCATGCAGGCAGATTAGGTCTAAGGATTTACTTAGGCCCAAGTTATCAATCTGGAATTAGAGTCGTGGAGCCAGATGGAACAATCAATCTTTATTGGGATGAAGATGCAGGGAGAGCAGGGCTTGAGCGTGCCGTTAAGTTTGTTGAAGAATTTGATGGTGCCTATGATGGGTTGGTTAAAGGCATGTTGGCACCTGAACGAATTGAGAGTCAAACAGAAGAAAGTCTGAAACTGACTAAATATTATAGTGAAAAGTTAAATGTTCCTATCAAACTTCATGCAGCACAAGGAAGCTTTGAATATCACACAATTTTAGAAAAACATGGGGTAACCCCAATTCGTTATTTGTATAATCTTGGCTTTTTAGGTCCAAAAACTGGAATTCCTCACGCCCATTTTATTGCTGGTTATAGTGAAGCGGAGTCCGGCGAGGGCGATGATAGAGCGCTGCTAACTGAAACCAATACAACAGTTATCCATTGTCCTTTAATCATCGGAAGGCATAGTTCTGCTTTAGAATCATTTGCAAAATACAAAAGGGCAGGAATCAATTTAGCACTAGGTACGGATACATTTCCACCAGATATGTTTCAAAATATCCGAACAGGCAGTATGCTATCCAGGCTGATTGAAAAAGAAGTAAAGGACTCATCCTATGCTGATTTATTTAGAGCTGCAACAATTGGAGGAGCCAATTTTCTTGGAAGGGAGGACCTTGGCAGACTTACAGCAGGTGCAAAGGCAGATATCATAGCAATAGATTTGGACGGCTTCCATATGGGAGTGATAGATGACCCGATTCGTACAATGATTGCAAGCGGGTCAGGAAGAGACGTGAAATTATCAATCATTAACGGCAGGGTAGTTATGAAGGATAGAGTCATTCCTAACCTAGATTTAGAAGAAATTAAATCCAAGGGTCAAAAGTATTTTAATAAGATGAAAAAAGGATATTTGGAAAGAGATTATCAACAGCTTCCCGAGAATGAACTGCTTCCTTCATCCTTTAAGATAGTGGATTTTATTTAA
- a CDS encoding AraC family transcriptional regulator has product MNVLLLDDEPLELEQLEYLLLSAFPSWKFFKASDASQAHSINLNHEIDLAFLDINLPGKSGLEFGEELRQSNKDVEIIMVTACQDFSYAQQSIRIGVVDYLTKPVIESELLTILSKYKENQFSQNYSSLIQCSLKAIHEKFADRISLSDIANEVHANPTYLSRKFHEEVGVAFSEYLIQYRIHAAKRILIAHPNWTISDVAENSGFSSQNYFSTLFRKIEGVSPTEFREKEKSKYQY; this is encoded by the coding sequence ATGAATGTCTTATTACTTGATGATGAACCATTAGAGTTAGAACAACTAGAATACTTGTTGCTATCTGCATTTCCTTCATGGAAGTTTTTCAAGGCTTCCGATGCGAGTCAAGCACATTCAATTAATCTAAATCATGAAATTGATTTGGCTTTTTTAGATATTAATCTTCCAGGAAAATCGGGCCTTGAATTTGGGGAGGAACTGCGACAAAGCAATAAAGATGTGGAAATAATCATGGTTACTGCCTGCCAAGATTTCAGCTATGCTCAGCAATCAATTAGAATTGGGGTTGTTGACTATTTAACGAAGCCTGTTATTGAGAGTGAACTATTAACAATTCTATCAAAGTATAAAGAAAATCAGTTTTCTCAAAATTATTCCAGCTTAATCCAATGCTCTCTGAAAGCCATTCACGAAAAGTTCGCTGACAGGATCTCACTTTCAGATATCGCAAATGAGGTTCATGCTAACCCTACCTACCTAAGTCGAAAATTTCATGAAGAAGTAGGTGTTGCTTTTTCGGAGTATTTAATTCAATATCGTATCCACGCGGCGAAACGGATTCTAATTGCTCACCCAAACTGGACTATATCTGATGTAGCAGAAAATTCAGGATTTAGCAGTCAAAACTATTTTAGTACTTTATTTCGAAAAATAGAGGGAGTTTCTCCAACAGAATTTCGGGAGAAAGAAAAAAGTAAATATCAATATTAA
- a CDS encoding amidohydrolase: MSRTYWLTNARLETGYIKENDRVTGTKTELFHLLIEDGRIEKITKEAESVGNDLPVMDANGLLLLPSFIEKHVHLDKTYMGENWRACIPASGVIERCEIEKNILASIPSSTQQRAEALLDVLLSYGSTHVRTHVDIYPETGLNNLEGVWQALESYSNRLSSEVVAFAQHGLLRPGTVQLVREALRNGAGIVGAVDPATVDNNIEASLVQLLDLAVEGNADIDLHLHDPGHLGTFTMKRLAHLTKQAGWEGRVAVSHAFGLGDVSKEEAIEMAGILREAGISIVTSLPIGRNIPPVNLLTEYGVEVSIGNDNIYDSWWPTGNGDVLERAGRLLEHFRWTDEVSLGQALKYITGGKTLLDKEGNQLWPKAGDAASMVLVEASCTAEAVARRAKRKTVIYKGNIVFESIH, translated from the coding sequence ATGAGCCGTACCTATTGGTTAACAAATGCCCGCCTAGAAACGGGATATATAAAAGAAAATGATAGAGTAACAGGAACAAAAACAGAGCTTTTTCACTTATTAATAGAGGATGGCAGGATAGAAAAAATCACCAAAGAAGCAGAGTCTGTCGGAAATGATTTACCTGTAATGGATGCAAATGGTTTGCTGCTGCTTCCCTCATTTATTGAAAAGCATGTTCATCTAGATAAGACTTATATGGGGGAGAACTGGCGGGCTTGTATCCCCGCTTCAGGCGTTATTGAACGATGTGAAATTGAAAAAAATATTCTAGCATCCATACCTTCCAGCACACAGCAGCGCGCAGAAGCTTTGCTGGACGTATTATTGTCCTACGGTTCAACCCATGTAAGAACCCACGTGGATATCTACCCGGAAACGGGTTTGAACAACCTGGAGGGTGTCTGGCAAGCACTTGAATCATATTCTAACAGGCTAAGCTCAGAAGTTGTTGCCTTTGCCCAGCATGGCTTGCTGCGTCCTGGGACTGTACAATTGGTTAGAGAAGCATTGAGAAACGGAGCTGGGATTGTGGGGGCGGTTGACCCGGCAACGGTAGATAATAATATTGAAGCCTCATTAGTACAGTTACTGGACTTGGCTGTTGAAGGAAATGCTGATATCGATTTGCATTTACATGACCCCGGTCATTTAGGAACTTTCACGATGAAACGACTTGCTCACTTAACCAAGCAAGCTGGCTGGGAAGGAAGAGTAGCAGTCAGTCATGCATTTGGACTTGGAGATGTCTCAAAAGAAGAAGCAATCGAAATGGCAGGGATTTTAAGGGAAGCAGGTATCTCGATTGTCACCAGCCTTCCAATCGGGCGGAACATTCCACCGGTTAACCTTTTAACTGAATATGGAGTTGAAGTTTCCATAGGGAACGATAATATCTATGATTCTTGGTGGCCGACAGGTAATGGTGATGTACTGGAGAGAGCAGGACGTCTGCTTGAACATTTCAGATGGACGGATGAGGTTTCACTTGGTCAAGCATTAAAGTATATTACAGGTGGAAAGACTCTATTAGACAAAGAGGGGAATCAGTTATGGCCAAAAGCAGGTGATGCTGCCAGTATGGTTCTAGTTGAAGCCAGCTGCACTGCTGAAGCGGTGGCAAGGCGGGCAAAACGTAAAACAGTTATCTACAAAGGTAATATAGTTTTCGAATCTATACATTAA
- the arcC gene encoding carbamate kinase, producing MNKLVIVAIGGNSLVRDNGRDSVQDQYEAVQETAVNIADMVQEGYNVVVTHGNGPQVGFGLRRSEIANEIIGMPDVPLVNCVADTQGGIGYQIQQALTNEFTKRGLNKKVATIITQVEVDINDPNFQNPTKPVGSFFTLEQAEEMKKEHPEWIFMEDSGRGYRRVVPSPKPIDIVEKEAIKSLVEAGYVVIAAGGGGIPVIKTRENEYLGVDAVIDKDFATSLLAEQVNAETLIITTGVPRVCINFGKPNQLALEKITVEETKQYVLENHFAPGSMLPKIEASLSFLENGGNKVVITNPESLQDAINEKQGTHIVKQLNTTPCLK from the coding sequence ATGAATAAATTAGTAATTGTTGCAATTGGTGGTAACTCTCTAGTTCGGGACAATGGACGCGACTCTGTTCAAGATCAATATGAGGCTGTTCAAGAAACTGCCGTTAATATTGCAGATATGGTTCAAGAAGGATACAACGTAGTTGTGACACATGGAAATGGTCCACAGGTTGGTTTTGGACTTAGACGGTCTGAAATTGCAAATGAAATTATAGGTATGCCAGATGTGCCGCTTGTCAATTGTGTAGCAGATACACAAGGCGGTATTGGTTACCAAATTCAACAAGCTTTAACAAACGAATTTACTAAAAGAGGTTTAAATAAAAAGGTTGCAACGATCATTACCCAAGTTGAAGTTGACATTAATGATCCGAATTTCCAAAATCCAACTAAACCGGTTGGTTCATTCTTTACTTTAGAACAAGCCGAAGAAATGAAAAAGGAACATCCTGAGTGGATTTTTATGGAAGATTCCGGACGCGGTTATCGCAGAGTGGTTCCATCACCAAAACCAATTGATATTGTTGAAAAAGAAGCCATCAAATCATTGGTTGAAGCTGGATACGTTGTGATTGCGGCTGGCGGCGGCGGTATTCCGGTTATAAAGACAAGAGAGAATGAGTATTTGGGTGTTGATGCGGTAATAGATAAAGATTTTGCTACCAGCCTTTTAGCGGAACAAGTTAATGCTGAGACATTAATTATTACAACTGGCGTTCCAAGAGTATGTATTAATTTTGGAAAACCAAATCAATTGGCCCTAGAAAAAATTACAGTTGAAGAGACAAAACAATATGTTCTTGAAAACCACTTTGCACCAGGCAGTATGCTGCCAAAAATTGAGGCTAGCCTAAGCTTCTTAGAGAATGGTGGTAATAAAGTCGTAATTACAAACCCAGAAAGTTTACAAGATGCGATTAATGAAAAACAAGGTACACACATTGTCAAACAGCTAAATACAACTCCTTGTTTGAAATAA
- a CDS encoding xanthine permease, whose amino-acid sequence MDQTIKFWKKGDLAAYFGLLANNLTNLLTMMSLLIFVVGIPSSVVYGKIAPAFGMGIFIASCAYGFFAYRLAKKTGRSDVTALPSGPSAPSIFTVTFLVILPVYTQTKDYEFAIGIALVWCFVEAMILVVGSLLGDTIRRIIPRTVLLSCLAGLGLLLLAMNPMLQAFEAPMIAFAVLIIIFINWFGKSPVFAKIPTGFLLLAVGTGIAWALGVMEPGAISQSLSSFGFNPPSLNIDGFMQGLPHALPYLASAIPLGLSNYVFDLENIESASTAGDDYQTRQVMLTNGLASCVGAAFGNPYPVTVYVGHPGWKSMGAGIGYTVATGLSMLILSLFGIGAFLLAIIPIYAIAPILVYIGVVTANQVVRETPKIEVPVIFIALFPWIANWALTLANNVLGAAGTAAGTVGLDKLASKGVYYEGLSHLGNGAPIASLLWGCIAIFAINDKPLRGAAAAAVAAALSIVGFIHSPTVAFAKGASVEFFFGYLMIAGIFVIKFVMDRSKTLPKPETEEKIA is encoded by the coding sequence ATGGATCAAACAATTAAATTTTGGAAAAAAGGGGACTTGGCTGCATACTTCGGCTTACTCGCCAATAACTTAACCAATCTTCTAACCATGATGTCATTATTAATTTTTGTTGTAGGTATTCCATCATCCGTGGTTTATGGAAAAATTGCCCCAGCTTTTGGAATGGGTATATTTATTGCAAGTTGTGCTTATGGCTTTTTTGCGTATCGCCTAGCAAAAAAAACGGGCAGGTCTGATGTAACAGCATTGCCTTCGGGACCGAGTGCACCGTCCATTTTCACAGTAACTTTTTTAGTCATATTGCCAGTTTATACCCAAACGAAAGATTATGAATTTGCCATTGGTATTGCACTAGTATGGTGTTTCGTAGAAGCGATGATCCTAGTAGTTGGATCACTATTGGGTGATACGATTAGAAGAATCATTCCTAGAACAGTATTATTATCTTGTTTAGCTGGTCTTGGACTATTGTTATTAGCCATGAATCCAATGTTACAAGCATTTGAAGCTCCGATGATTGCTTTTGCTGTGTTAATTATTATTTTCATTAACTGGTTTGGTAAATCACCGGTCTTTGCAAAAATTCCAACAGGATTTTTATTGCTTGCTGTAGGTACTGGAATTGCCTGGGCTTTAGGTGTGATGGAGCCTGGTGCAATTTCACAATCTTTATCATCTTTTGGATTCAATCCTCCATCCTTAAATATTGATGGTTTTATGCAAGGATTGCCTCATGCCCTTCCATATTTAGCGTCAGCTATACCACTAGGTCTTTCTAACTATGTGTTTGACTTGGAGAATATTGAAAGTGCTAGTACTGCAGGGGATGATTATCAAACTAGACAAGTTATGTTAACTAATGGACTTGCTTCTTGTGTTGGTGCAGCATTTGGAAATCCTTATCCAGTAACAGTATATGTTGGACACCCAGGATGGAAATCAATGGGTGCCGGTATTGGCTATACAGTAGCAACTGGTTTATCGATGTTAATTCTTTCACTTTTCGGTATTGGAGCATTTTTGTTAGCAATCATTCCGATTTATGCCATCGCTCCTATCCTAGTTTATATCGGAGTTGTAACGGCCAATCAGGTTGTTCGTGAAACTCCGAAAATTGAAGTCCCAGTTATCTTTATTGCATTATTCCCATGGATCGCAAACTGGGCGCTAACACTTGCTAATAATGTACTTGGTGCCGCTGGAACTGCTGCAGGTACCGTTGGTCTTGATAAGCTCGCTAGTAAAGGTGTTTATTATGAAGGGTTGTCTCATTTAGGAAATGGTGCTCCGATTGCCAGTTTGTTATGGGGATGTATAGCAATCTTTGCTATCAACGATAAACCGTTACGTGGTGCAGCTGCAGCAGCAGTAGCAGCCGCCTTGTCCATCGTAGGATTTATCCACTCTCCAACAGTCGCATTTGCTAAAGGTGCTTCTGTAGAATTTTTCTTTGGCTACCTAATGATTGCAGGTATATTTGTTATCAAATTTGTGATGGATCGTAGTAAAACACTGCCAAAACCTGAAACAGAAGAAAAAATTGCATAA